The following coding sequences are from one Streptomyces sp. NBC_00536 window:
- a CDS encoding peptidase inhibitor family I36 protein — translation MITSLTRACAALALAALPLLSPTSAAAAPAAAAPCPSGSVCFYTAADYGGQSWEWSPRSGYRDMPPQFHDHVGSFVANVDACFIDWQPKATRQVRSGDWRRSYLGDFGGRIDAVNGGNC, via the coding sequence ATGATCACCAGTCTGACGCGCGCCTGCGCCGCGCTCGCCCTCGCCGCCCTGCCCCTGCTCTCCCCGACCTCGGCGGCCGCCGCGCCCGCCGCGGCGGCTCCGTGCCCCTCCGGGTCGGTCTGCTTCTACACGGCCGCGGACTACGGCGGGCAGAGCTGGGAGTGGTCGCCGCGCAGCGGGTACCGGGACATGCCCCCGCAGTTCCACGACCACGTGGGCTCCTTCGTGGCCAATGTGGACGCCTGTTTCATCGACTGGCAGCCGAAGGCGACCCGCCAGGTCCGCAGTGGTGACTGGCGGCGCAGTTACCTCGGCGACTTCGGCGGCCGCATCGACGCCGTGAACGGCGGGAACTGCTGA
- a CDS encoding alpha/beta hydrolase, which translates to MRTKRLAPLLATVGLMATALPGLGATPASAAQTPEYLRQKPAWHRCSPDRPAAYECATLKVPLDYQRPEGRKLDLAISRMKSENPAKRRGVLLLNPGGPGTPGLFRPMRANAEMAKDVRDRYDLIGFDPRGVGESSPIGCGGLKPEEKGDGGAYRPETFAADVAWARGVADKCREKSGDVIPYITTRNTARDMDVIRTVLGERTISYLGYSYGTYLGAVYSQMFPQRTDRFVLDSGVDPERVWRGMMQVWSTGAEPAFARWTRWAAERSETYGLGATPEAVSATFWALVARADREPFLHQGEKVTGDSIRSDPSLYFSPRAASVVIRGMKASADKAPQPAGGGEPAAKAPLGTVRGAGPRADEPAPSSAPGATEVDVPSDNADAAHWAVVCGDTDNWPRDPAQYARDAERDKAQHPLYGDFASNIKPCAFWQRPLEAATPMKTRAAVLTVQNEWDPMTPLASGEGMHRALIGSRMVLARGAEGHGAYLSNPTACVNITVDAYLSTGRLPAADVTCENPPPAPDPEGSGTR; encoded by the coding sequence ATGCGCACGAAACGCCTCGCACCGCTGCTCGCCACGGTCGGCCTCATGGCCACCGCGTTGCCAGGGCTGGGCGCGACCCCGGCATCCGCCGCTCAGACTCCCGAGTACCTGCGCCAGAAACCGGCGTGGCACCGCTGCAGCCCCGACAGGCCAGCGGCGTACGAATGCGCGACCCTCAAGGTGCCGCTCGACTACCAGCGGCCCGAGGGACGCAAGCTCGACCTCGCGATATCCCGTATGAAGAGCGAGAACCCGGCCAAGCGGCGCGGTGTGCTGCTCCTCAACCCGGGCGGCCCCGGGACCCCCGGGCTCTTCCGGCCGATGCGTGCGAACGCGGAGATGGCCAAGGACGTCCGGGACCGCTACGACCTCATCGGCTTCGACCCGCGCGGAGTCGGCGAGAGCAGCCCGATCGGCTGCGGTGGGCTGAAGCCAGAGGAAAAGGGCGACGGCGGGGCGTACCGGCCTGAGACCTTCGCCGCGGACGTGGCCTGGGCGCGCGGAGTCGCCGACAAGTGCCGTGAGAAGTCCGGCGATGTGATCCCGTACATCACCACCCGCAACACGGCGCGCGACATGGACGTCATCCGCACGGTGCTGGGGGAGCGGACGATCTCGTACCTGGGCTACTCGTACGGGACGTACCTCGGCGCGGTGTACTCCCAGATGTTCCCGCAGCGAACCGACCGGTTCGTCCTGGACAGTGGTGTGGACCCGGAGCGCGTCTGGCGCGGCATGATGCAGGTGTGGAGCACCGGGGCCGAGCCCGCCTTCGCGCGGTGGACCCGGTGGGCGGCGGAGCGCTCGGAGACCTACGGGCTCGGCGCGACGCCCGAGGCGGTGTCCGCCACCTTCTGGGCCCTGGTGGCCCGGGCCGACCGGGAGCCGTTCCTCCACCAGGGGGAGAAGGTCACAGGTGACTCGATCAGGTCCGACCCGTCGCTCTACTTCTCGCCCCGGGCGGCCTCGGTGGTCATCAGGGGGATGAAGGCCTCGGCCGACAAGGCGCCGCAGCCGGCGGGCGGGGGCGAACCGGCCGCGAAGGCGCCGCTCGGGACCGTCCGGGGCGCCGGGCCGCGCGCCGACGAGCCCGCTCCCTCATCCGCTCCGGGGGCCACCGAGGTGGATGTCCCCAGTGACAACGCCGACGCCGCGCACTGGGCCGTGGTGTGCGGGGACACGGACAACTGGCCGCGCGATCCCGCGCAGTACGCGCGGGACGCGGAGCGGGACAAGGCGCAGCACCCGTTGTACGGGGACTTCGCGTCCAACATCAAGCCGTGCGCCTTCTGGCAGCGGCCGCTCGAAGCCGCGACGCCGATGAAGACCCGGGCCGCCGTGCTGACCGTGCAGAACGAGTGGGATCCGATGACCCCGCTCGCCAGCGGTGAGGGAATGCACCGGGCCCTCATCGGCTCGCGGATGGTGCTGGCCCGGGGTGCCGAGGGGCACGGTGCGTACCTCTCCAACCCCACGGCCTGCGTCAACATAACCGTCGACGCGTACCTGTCCACGGGCCGGCTGCCCGCGGCGGACGTGACCTGCGAGAACCCGCCGCCCGCCCCCGACCCGGAGGGGTCCGGGACCCGCTGA
- a CDS encoding SpoIIE family protein phosphatase — MAERDESLAVDWPARPDLSLALNRMGTFDWDLDSGQMHLDPTALKVFELRPEEFEGTPGGLRVRIPPGEEARLDARVAQALKDGRSHYGAYFRIRRRDGSFSWTHIQGHILRDPTGRPYRIIGIVRDADLDPGEPGARSERDEGSRRLTGVVERTTAILAHARTVNDVTDILKDPAALGHLGAVSVMLGVVDGGRVHLVAEGQLGTYVPEIEYTRLDADLPMSEAVRTLQPVYVTSRDEFQRRYPLLWRYIEPLSVRSGVYLPLIAQGRPIGTIGLLYAREGDFTAEESNLLVALGSGIAQSLQRAILFEQEHDLAEGLQRAMLPRSIPEVPGALIAVRYRAARMGRDIGGDWYDVIPLGEGRVGVMIGDVEGHDTDAAAVMGQLRIVLRAYIAEGHTPGTAMARASTFLRELETERFATCTYAEIDLNSGMLQIVRAGHLDPVVRRGDGSCHRVSAAGGLPLGLPPRDRSGAGSGYPVTTMELHPGDTLLLFTDGLIERPGADTDSGMREFMEAVRGGPVEVEELADTLCDLVGDSGTGDDMALLLLRRRGTPAPRGGGPLRQRLEPGDAEGPTLARHLIRAAVAAWGARDLADEIELAADELMTNALVHTDGGGQVNLRLTVEGRIRIEVEDSSSALPRRREAGDWAVSGRGLMLVDRLADEWGVEPKGAGKCVWCEFALPVVSVSAAVTAPADPTPAAPAPDAPV; from the coding sequence ATGGCCGAAAGGGACGAATCCCTCGCGGTCGACTGGCCTGCCCGCCCGGACCTGAGCCTCGCGCTCAACCGGATGGGCACCTTCGACTGGGACCTCGACAGCGGGCAGATGCATCTGGACCCGACCGCTCTCAAGGTCTTCGAACTGCGCCCGGAGGAGTTCGAAGGGACCCCCGGCGGGCTCCGCGTTCGGATCCCGCCCGGTGAGGAGGCCCGGCTGGACGCGCGGGTCGCCCAGGCGCTCAAGGACGGGCGCAGCCACTACGGCGCCTACTTCCGGATCCGCCGCCGTGACGGCTCCTTCAGCTGGACCCACATCCAGGGCCACATCCTGCGCGACCCCACGGGGCGCCCGTACCGGATCATCGGGATCGTCCGGGACGCGGACCTCGATCCCGGCGAGCCCGGGGCCCGGAGCGAGCGGGACGAGGGGAGTCGGCGGCTGACGGGGGTGGTGGAACGGACCACCGCCATCCTGGCCCACGCCCGCACCGTCAACGACGTCACCGACATCCTCAAGGACCCCGCCGCGCTCGGTCACCTGGGCGCGGTCAGCGTGATGCTCGGGGTGGTGGACGGGGGCCGGGTCCACCTGGTGGCGGAGGGGCAGCTGGGCACGTACGTCCCCGAGATCGAATACACGCGGCTCGACGCCGACCTCCCGATGAGCGAGGCCGTACGCACGCTGCAACCGGTGTACGTCACCTCCCGCGACGAGTTCCAGCGCCGCTACCCGCTGCTCTGGCGGTACATCGAGCCGCTCTCCGTGCGCAGCGGGGTCTACCTCCCGCTGATCGCCCAGGGCCGCCCGATCGGCACGATCGGGCTGCTGTACGCGCGGGAGGGCGATTTCACCGCCGAGGAGAGCAACCTGCTGGTCGCCCTCGGCAGCGGCATCGCGCAGAGCCTCCAGCGGGCCATCCTCTTCGAACAGGAACACGACCTCGCCGAGGGCCTCCAGCGGGCCATGCTGCCCCGCAGCATCCCCGAGGTGCCGGGCGCGCTGATCGCCGTGCGCTACCGGGCGGCCCGGATGGGACGGGACATCGGCGGGGACTGGTACGACGTGATCCCGCTCGGCGAGGGCCGGGTCGGCGTGATGATCGGCGACGTCGAGGGACACGACACGGACGCGGCCGCGGTCATGGGGCAGCTGCGGATCGTCCTGCGCGCGTACATCGCGGAAGGACACACCCCGGGCACCGCGATGGCGCGGGCCTCCACGTTCCTGCGCGAGCTGGAGACGGAACGCTTCGCGACCTGTACGTACGCGGAGATCGACCTGAACAGCGGCATGCTGCAGATCGTCCGGGCCGGGCACCTCGACCCGGTCGTGCGGCGCGGGGACGGCAGCTGCCACCGGGTGTCCGCGGCCGGCGGCCTGCCGCTGGGCCTGCCGCCGCGCGACCGGTCCGGGGCGGGCTCCGGGTACCCGGTCACCACGATGGAGCTGCATCCCGGGGACACTCTGCTGCTCTTCACGGACGGGCTGATCGAGCGGCCGGGAGCGGACACGGACAGCGGGATGCGGGAGTTCATGGAAGCGGTGCGCGGCGGCCCGGTCGAGGTGGAGGAACTGGCCGACACGCTGTGCGATCTGGTCGGTGACTCCGGTACGGGCGACGACATGGCCCTGCTCCTGCTGCGCCGCCGGGGCACCCCCGCCCCGCGCGGCGGCGGTCCGCTGCGGCAGCGGCTGGAGCCGGGGGACGCGGAGGGCCCGACGCTGGCCCGGCACCTGATCAGGGCCGCCGTGGCGGCCTGGGGTGCCCGGGACCTGGCGGACGAGATCGAGCTGGCCGCCGACGAGCTGATGACCAATGCCCTGGTGCACACCGACGGGGGCGGCCAGGTGAACCTGCGGCTCACGGTCGAGGGCCGGATCAGGATCGAGGTCGAGGACTCCTCCAGCGCCCTGCCCCGGCGCCGCGAGGCGGGCGACTGGGCGGTGTCGGGCCGCGGGCTGATGCTCGTGGACCGGCTGGCCGACGAGTGGGGGGTCGAGCCGAAGGGCGCGGGCAAATGCGTCTGGTGCGAATTCGCCCTGCCCGTCGTTTCCGTCTCCGCCGCCGTCACGGCTCCCGCCGACCCGACCCCCGCCGCCCCGGCCCCCGACGCGCCTGTGTGA